A genomic stretch from Oleomonas cavernae includes:
- the tnpB gene encoding IS66 family insertion sequence element accessory protein TnpB (TnpB, as the term is used for proteins encoded by IS66 family insertion elements, is considered an accessory protein, since TnpC, encoded by a neighboring gene, is a DDE family transposase.), with protein MIGPAGAVRVMVATRPVDFRKGAEGLAALVREEMKADPFSGTVYVFRARRVDRVKLIFWDGTGLCLFAKRLEDGKFQWPGARDSVMRLTAAQLSALLEGLDWRRVHEFRESHVPVAPS; from the coding sequence GTGATCGGCCCTGCGGGCGCGGTCCGGGTGATGGTGGCGACCCGGCCGGTCGACTTCCGCAAGGGAGCAGAAGGGCTGGCCGCCCTGGTGCGCGAGGAAATGAAGGCCGACCCCTTCTCGGGCACGGTCTACGTGTTCCGCGCCCGGCGGGTCGACAGGGTGAAGCTGATCTTCTGGGATGGCACGGGCCTGTGCCTGTTCGCCAAGCGCCTGGAGGATGGCAAGTTCCAGTGGCCGGGTGCGCGGGACAGCGTGATGCGGCTGACGGCGGCGCAATTGTCGGCCCTGCTCGAAGGTCTCGATTGGCGGCGTGTCCATGAGTTCCGCGAGAGCCATGTGCCCGTCGCGCCAAGCTGA
- the tnpC gene encoding IS66 family transposase — MAILAETLPDDPGTLKAMLIAERARAERLEQIIKELQRHRFGRRAESLPEDQLLLGLEEVEQGLAGDEAGQEAVTPLLRKDRAATRRANRGALPAHLPRIETVVDIESKACPCCGGELHAIGEDRAERLDIMPAQFRVLVVRRPKYACRACEDVVLQAPAPARLIEGGLPTEATVAHVLVTKYADHAPLYRQAQIWGRQGINIDRSTLADWAGRAAFLLRPVHERLLAILKTSLKLFADETTAPVLDPGRGRTKTGQLWAYARDDRPWGGTDPPAVAYVYAPDRKAERPLAHLAGFAGVLQVDGYSGYRPLAEKNAVTLAFCWAHVRRRFYELAAAGNAPIASEALVRIAGLYRIEAGIRGKGADERRAARQAQSRPIVEALEAWLREKLGLISQKSKLAEAIRYALGRWNGLCHFLADGRVEIDSNVVERSIRPLALTRKNVLFAGSDGGAEHWAVIASLVETCKLGGVDPMAYLTSTITRIVNAHPNSRLDELMPWAHNAASITVA, encoded by the coding sequence ATGGCCATCCTGGCGGAGACGCTTCCCGACGATCCCGGCACGCTCAAGGCGATGCTGATCGCCGAGCGTGCCCGCGCTGAACGCCTCGAGCAGATCATCAAGGAGTTACAGCGCCACCGCTTCGGGCGGCGGGCCGAAAGCCTGCCGGAGGATCAACTGCTGCTGGGCCTCGAGGAGGTCGAGCAAGGTCTCGCCGGTGACGAAGCGGGACAAGAGGCGGTGACGCCTTTGCTGCGCAAGGACCGGGCCGCGACGCGCCGGGCGAACCGCGGCGCCCTGCCGGCCCATCTGCCGCGCATCGAGACGGTGGTGGATATCGAGAGCAAGGCCTGCCCCTGCTGTGGCGGGGAGCTCCATGCGATCGGCGAGGACCGGGCGGAGCGCCTCGACATCATGCCGGCACAGTTCCGGGTCCTGGTGGTGCGCCGCCCCAAATATGCCTGCCGGGCCTGCGAGGATGTCGTCCTGCAGGCGCCAGCCCCGGCGCGGCTGATCGAAGGCGGCCTGCCCACAGAGGCGACTGTCGCCCATGTCCTAGTCACCAAATATGCCGACCACGCGCCCCTCTATCGCCAGGCGCAGATCTGGGGCCGCCAGGGAATCAATATCGACCGCTCGACCCTGGCCGACTGGGCCGGCCGTGCCGCCTTCCTGTTGCGGCCAGTGCATGAACGGCTGCTGGCGATCCTGAAGACCTCGCTGAAGCTGTTCGCCGACGAGACCACGGCGCCGGTGCTCGATCCTGGCCGGGGCCGGACCAAGACCGGCCAGCTTTGGGCCTATGCCCGGGACGATCGGCCCTGGGGCGGCACGGACCCGCCGGCGGTCGCCTATGTCTATGCCCCGGACCGCAAGGCCGAGCGCCCGCTCGCCCATCTCGCCGGCTTCGCCGGCGTGCTCCAGGTCGACGGCTATAGCGGCTACCGGCCCCTGGCCGAGAAGAATGCCGTCACGCTCGCCTTCTGCTGGGCCCATGTGCGCCGGCGCTTCTATGAACTCGCCGCCGCCGGCAACGCGCCGATCGCCAGCGAGGCGCTGGTACGCATCGCCGGGCTCTACCGCATCGAGGCCGGGATCCGCGGCAAGGGCGCCGACGAGCGGCGGGCCGCCAGGCAGGCGCAAAGCCGTCCCATCGTCGAGGCACTCGAGGCCTGGCTGCGCGAGAAGCTCGGCCTGATCAGCCAGAAGAGCAAACTCGCCGAGGCGATCCGCTACGCGCTGGGGCGCTGGAACGGCCTCTGCCACTTCCTCGCCGACGGCCGTGTCGAGATCGACTCCAATGTCGTCGAGCGTTCCATCCGACCCTTGGCGCTGACCCGCAAGAATGTCTTGTTCGCCGGCTCGGACGGTGGCGCCGAGCACTGGGCTGTCATCGCCTCCCTCGTCGAAACCTGCAAGCTCGGCGGCGTCGATCCCATGGCTTATCTGACCAGCACGATCACCAGGATCGTCAACGCTCATCCCAACAGCCGCCTCGACGAACTCATGCCCTGGGCTCACAACGCCGCTTCGATCACCGTGGCCTGA